A single genomic interval of Camelina sativa cultivar DH55 chromosome 11, Cs, whole genome shotgun sequence harbors:
- the LOC104723276 gene encoding eukaryotic translation initiation factor 4E-1 produces MAVEDTLKPVVHEEANPNSIENPIDRYHEEGDDAEEGEIVGGEGHGDVDESNESAVPQSHPLEHSWTFWFDNPSVKSKQTTWGSSLRSVFTFSTVEEFWSLYNNIRHPSKLTTGADFYCFKHNIEPKWEDPICANGGKWTMTYPKDKSDKSWLYTLLALIGEQFDHGDEICGAVVNIRAKQERISIWTKNAPNEAAQVSIGKQWKEFLDYNNSIGFIIHEDAKKLDRNAKNAYTA; encoded by the exons ATGGCGGTAGAAGACACTCTCAAGCCTGTTGTTCACGAAGAAGCAAACCCTAATTCTATAGAGAATCCGATTGATCGATACCATGAGGAAGGTGACGATGCCGAAGAAGGAGAGATCGTAGGCGGAGAAGGACACGGAGACGTTGACGAATCGAACGAATCCGCCGTTCCTCAATCGCATCCTTTGGAACACTCGTGGACGTTCTGGTTCGATAATCCATCGGTGAAATCGAAACAGACCACTTGGGGTAGCTCTTTGCGATCTGTCTTCACGTTCTCTACTGTTGAAGAATTTTGGAG TTTGTACAATAACATTCGGCATCCGAGCAAGTTAACAACTGGAGCTGACTTCTACTGTTTCAAACACAATATCGAACCTAAGTGGGAGGATCCTATTTGTGCAAACGGAGGCAAATGGACTATGACATATCCTAAGGATAAATCTGATAAGAGCTGGCTCTACACT TTGCTTGCATTGATTGGAGAACAGTTCGATCATGGAGATGAAATCTGTGGAGCGGTTGTTAACATTAGAGCAAAGCAAGAAAGGATATCTATTTGGACCAAAAACGCTCCAAACGAAGCTGCTCAG GTGAGCATTGGAAAACAATGGAAGGAGTTCCTTGACTACAACAACAGCATAGGTTTCATCATCCAT gagGATGCGAAGAAGCTCGACAGGAACGCAAAGAACGCTTACACCGCTTAA
- the LOC104723277 gene encoding probable methyltransferase PMT14 has translation MGSKHNPPGNNRSRSTLSLLVVVGLCCFFYLLGAWQKSGFGKGDSIAMEITKQAQCTDIVTELDFEPHHNTVKIPQKADPKPVSFKPCDVKLKDYTPCQEQDRAMKFPRENMIYRERHCPPDNEKLRCLIPAPKGYMTPFPWPKSRDYVHYANAPFKSLTVEKAGQNWVQFQGNVFKFPGGGTMFPQGADAYIEELASVIPIKDGSVRTALDTGCGVASWGAYMLKRNVLAMSFAPRDNHEAQVQFALERGVPAIIAVLGSILLPYPARAFDMAQCSRCLIPWTANEGTYLMEVDRVLRPGGYWVLSGPPINWKTWHKTWNRTKAELNAEQKKIEDIAESLCWEKKYEKGDIAIFRKKINDRSCDRSTPVNTCKRKDTDDVWYKEIETCVTPFPKVSSEEEVAGGELMKFPERLFAVPPSISKGLINGVDAESYQEDINLWKKRVTAYKRINRLIGSTRYRNVMDMNAGLGGFAAALESPKSWVMNVIPTINKNTLSVVYERGLIGIYHDWCEGFSTYPRTYDFIHASGVFSLYQHSCKLEDILLETDRILRPEGIVIFRDEVDVLNDVRKIADGMRWDTKLMDHEDGPLVPEKILVAVKQYWVAGDDGNTSPSSSSSSDNSEEE, from the exons ATGGGTTCTAAGCATAACCCACCAGGGAATAACAGATCGAGAAGTACACTATCTCTACTCGTTGTGGttggtttatgttgtttcttCTACCTTCTTGGAGCATGGCAAAAGAGTGGGTTTGGTAAAGGAGACAGCATAGCTATGGAGATCACAAAGCAAGCTCAGTGCACTGATATCGTCACTGAACTTGACTTTGAACCTCATCACAACACTGTGAAGATCCCCCAAAAGGCTGATCCGAAACCTGTTTCTTTCAAGCCGTGTGATGTGAAGCTCAAGGATTACACGCCGTGTCAGGAGCAGGACCGAGCCATGAAGTTTCCGAGAGAGAACATGATTTACAGAGAGAGACATTGTCCTCCTGATAATGAGAAACTGCGTTGTCTTATTCCAGCTCCTAAAGGGTATATGACTCCCTTCCCTTGGCCTAAAAGTAGAGATTACGTTCACTATGCTAATGCTCCTTTCAAGAGCTTGACTGTTGAAAAAGCTGGCCAGAACTGGGTTCAGTTTCAAGGAAATGTGTTTAAATTCCCCGGTGGAGGAACTATGTTTCCTCAAGGTGCGGATGCGTATATAGAAGAGTTAGCTTCTGTTATCCCAATCAAAGATGGCTCTGTTAGAACCGCATTAGACACTGGATGTGGG GTTGCAAGCTGGGGTGCTTATATGCTTAAGAGGAATGTTTTGGCTATGTCGTTTGCCCCAAGGGATAACCACGAAGCACAAGTTCAGTTTGCGCTTGAGAGAGGTGTTCCAGCGATCATCGCTGTTCTTGGATCAATTCTTCTTCCTTACCCTGCAAGAGCCTTTGATATGGCTCAATGCTCTCGATGCTTGATACCATGGACAGCAAACG AGGGAACGTACTTAATGGAAGTTGATAGGGTCTTGAGACCTGGAGGTTACTGGGTCTTATCAGGTCCTCCGATCAACTGGAAAACATGGCACAAGACGTGGAACCGAACTAAAGCAGAACTCAACGCTGAGCAAAAGAAAATAGAGGATATCGCAGAGTCCTTATGCTGGGAGAAGAAGTACGAGAAGGGAGACATTGCAATtttcagaaagaaaataaaCGATAGATCATGCGATAGATCAACACCAGTTAACACCTGCAAGAGAAAAGACACTGATGATGTTTGGTACAAGGAGATAGAAACTTGTGTAACACCATTCCCTAAAGTATCAAGCGAAGAAGAAGTTGCTGGAGGAGAGCTAATGAAGTTCCCGGAGAGACTATTCGCTGTGCCTCCAAGTATCTCTAAAGGTTTGATTAACGGCGTCGACGCGGAATCATACCAAGAAGACATCAATCTATGGAAGAAGCGAGTGACTGCGTACAAGAGAATCAACAGACTGATAGGTTCCACTAGATACCGTAATGTGATGGACATGAATGCAGGTCTTGGTGGATTCGCTGCTGCTCTTGAATCGCCTAAATCTTGGGTTATGAATGTGATTCCAACCATTAACAAGAACACATTAAGCGTTGTCTATGAGAGAGGTCTCATTGGTATCTACCATGACTG GTGTGAAGGCTTTTCAACTTATCCAAGAACATACGATTTCATTCATGCTAGTGGTGTCTTCAGCTTGTATCAGCACAG CTGCAAACTTGAAGATATTCTTCTAGAAACTGATCGGATTTTACGGCCGGAAGGGATTGTGATATTCCGGGATGAGGTTGATGTTTTGAACGATGTGAGGAAGATCGCCGATGGAATGAGATGGGATACTAAATTGATGGATCACGAAGATGGTCCTCTTGTGCCGGAGAAGATTCTCGTCGCTGTTAAGCAGTATTGGGTCGCCGGCGACGATGGAAACACTTCTCcgtcgtcctcttcttcttctgataatAGTGAAgaggaataa